The Armatimonadota bacterium DNA segment GGTGCCACTTGTCCAGAAGTGCACCTGCTTGGTTTTCGACGTATCCTTCCGAAGGTTGTCGGTAGGGGGGCTGGGCCCGGGCGCGCCGTTCAAGCAGAACAGGTAAGGACTGTACCTCCTTACTTTGTCTCTCTTTGCTCATCTCCATAGCGTCATCCTCACGATACCATTTAACACTGGTGAACCGCTGATTTCTCAGCACCGCTACAGCAATTGGCCCCGCCGCACGCAGGACAACTCCCGGAGCAAAGGGGCTCACCGATATCGGCTCTACAAACCGGTGCAGCTGGGCGTGGTAACCACAGAAGAACTCATAGTGGCTTAGGTCTCTGGGACGGGTTGCTCTCAGGAAAGCGACCACCAGAGCACCTGTACGCCTCCCTACACGTCCTGTGGACTGGATGTACGCAGATGTTGTCTTCGGTTGCCCGTGAACGACCATCAGACTGATGCGGGGGATATCCACACCAGTGCCAAACATCGAAGTGGTAAACAGCGCCTCTGATGCATCAGGATACTGCCTGTTGAGCGTTTCCAGCACCGCCGGCAGATGAACAGACGGAGTACGGCTGGAAAGCTCCTGAACCTTTGCATCATCTATCTGCCTCACCGACACTCCTTCCATGGTTGCTATGTCCTGCAAGCGCTGGGGTATATCCTGTCGATACAGAGCGCGGGCACCACCCAGCTCACGAATTGCGTTAAAGTATCCAGTCAGCGTCCAGAATGGGTCTATTTGCGCAGAAGCACACTTGTTTGCCGTATGCAACAGGCGTGCCCAGATGCGTACAACAGGAGTCAACGGCCCCCTGCCGGGCGCGCAGACCCCAACGTACAAGCGCCCCGGCTTTCTATCCTGAAGTGGGTGCTCCTGAGCGAAACGGATAAAGAAGCTATCCTTCACGGTCAACCCGGGTGGGGGAAAGGTTTGCAACGAGCGGTTGAAAACAGACTTCACCTGTTCTTGGGCTCGCCTGACTGTAGCTGTGGAGGCAATATACTTTGGCGAATGGTTTTCCGCCTCAGAACACAGGAAGTCTACCGCAGTTTCATAAATACCCACGAGCCCTCCCAGAGGTCCCTCAATGAGGTGAAGCTCATCCTGTAGAATGAGGTCTGGGGGTTCGAGTGATGGAATAGAAATATAATTACGTGCATTTTTGCTACCGGTGGGGCTGGGGTGTTCCTGACTATCCTGCTGCGAAGGATGTGCATATGGACGATAATATCCCCAAATACAGTGATAGTGGTTTACATTGCCAAATAACGCCGAAGCACGGGGTTCGAAAGCGAGGCGAGCAAATTTGTCCACAGTTGCTATCACGATGGAAGGACAGCGATGATATACCTGCTCGTCCACAGTGTAAGCAGGGATGGGTACTCTATCGGAATAGTAAGGCTGCCCTTTGAGCCTGAAGGGTTCCTGCGCATAGATGCTCAGATTACCATCAGGAAGTTTACAAAGTGGTAGCTTCTCACTGTGGTACGCCTGATAATCTCCCATCGGAGCTCCTTCGAGCCAAGGTATGTGAAGTGGGCAGTTTGGATTGGGACAGTAGATATCAAAGTCGTAGACGACGGGAGTATCCTGTTTCCCGATGTATCTGCGCATGAAGTAACCGGGGCGAGAGGCACGTGCAAAGGCTCTTCTGCCTTTTAACTGGTTGAGAACCTTTTCCACAGCCTGTTGCCACCACTCGTCGACCTCATCCCCAGTCACTTTTTGTTTACACGATAGTTCAACCTGCAAGGTATTAAAACCCGGAGATAGAGGATCCACTTTCAGAAGGGTTACCTGAAAGGCACCTTGCTGAGGCTGCGGCAAGCTTGGCGGAATGGAAGACAGATTGCTGACAACATAGTAGAGTATATGTGATCCTGCTGAGAGATCAGAAAACGCCAGCAGAGTATTACAGGCTGGGCAGTTCAAGACCTGAGCCGGTTCTCCTGCTCCTCTGTTGCCATTTAATATGTCAATTGCTCCATAAATGTATCCTTTACCTCCCCATGTCTTACGTAGACGATTGGGAGTAACACCACCTCCGACCCATAATCCTGCACCGAAACGGGAAGACCCCCAGATGAAGTTATCAGTCATATTACACGTTCGCGGTCGCCAGCCGACAGTTCCACACTTGCCCAGACCATATACCCTGAGATATTCACAGGCTGTTACCATCTTGAGCGTGCGGCGGAACTGCTGGATGGTCAACAGACGAAGCGTATACCGCGAAATGACGGCAACACCAGCGCCTGTCCTGTCACCACTCTCCCGCTTTAGAGCTCTGCGCCTGCGGTAAGCCATGGTGAAGGCTGCCAGTGCAAGGTACGCCTCCGTTTTACCAGCTCCTGTAGGTACCCACAACAGGTCGCACACATTGCGTTCCGCTGATTGAGGATTGGCGATAGACTCCAGACACATCAGAATAAATGCGAGCTGAAACGGATGCCACTCCAGTGTTTTCTTACCGTTTCCTTCTGGCCATTGCGCCTGTACAGCCATTGCCTTCATCGCAAAACAGAAAGACAACCGAACATCATCGTTCTTAAGCAGAAGATTAACACCCTCCTGTATCCTGTTCGCAACTCGCTCACTTTCGGCTATCAGCTCATTAGCAATCCTTTTCTCGTCTAATGGTAGCGATTCTGCCTCAGCACGAAGTCCTCCGATCCACCGCTTGTATCCATCAACCAAGGGTTGAAGCCCTCTTTCCATCTGCTCTGGTTCCCATAGTTCCGCGAGTTTGTCTGCACTGGTTTCTGGACCCGGACCGTATTCACTGCACCAACTCAGGAGCGGCGCCTGCACAGCGTAGAGCGGCACAAACTCCGTTCTGACATCGGGAGGTGAGAAACGCTGGCGGTCCTGTTCCGACAGAAGATCTCCATCAACCCAGTAAAATGGCGGTTGTTTCTGTGCGTCGGGGAAATCCAGATTGAGGTTCTCCACCTTCGCCTCCGGGTCAATTTTTCTCCACACAGCAGAACACAGATACCCTCTCGCCAGAACAGGATACTCTCGATACAGAAAATGAAGTCGCTTATCCTCCTCGTCAGCGGAGGGACAGGTGATAAAGGAAATGATGTTTGTGCCCGGCAAACACGTGACACGTATCTGAGGTTGAAAAACACAGCATTCTGTAAAGAACCGCTTTTTTCCCTCGTCCTCCATACCTTGGTTCTGAGCACGCATTCTGTTTACGAGATACAGTATGATGATAAATGTATTGTCTCCCAGTTGTCTGCGGCGCGCGTATAGCGAAACTTCAGCCAGCATATTATTGCTCTGGCACAGTTTACCTTCTGCGTCAATCCACAGCTCCTGAGCTTCACACTGAAACTGGAGGCGCTGAATGCTAAAACGGGGTTTTCTCTCCCACTTTTCGCCCGAACCGCTCTGAGAGTAACGTGCCCAAGTGATGCACACTTCAATCTCTGGGGCTCCCTCTGCTTGAACAGCAAAAAACAAACCAATAGAGTGCGGTCGACTCTGCGGATCAAGTAATGGCGAGAGAAGAGGAGGTGCAAGGATGTCCATATCCGCCGACTCGTCTTCTGCGTCTTCGGTGTATCCTTCAGCAGGTAGATCTGCTGTCGCGTCAATATCGCGCTCAGGCTCCTCCTGTGGAGCCAGAACGCCAGTGATGTACTCGTTCACGGGACTCTGTAGTAGGGTTTCATACATCCCTCCACGCGGACCAAGTACATCCTTCACCAGTTCAGTGACAAACATCTCTCGCATGACTGCCGTGTTCCTCCTGTATTGAAACTGTACTCATGCCAGAAGAACAGTACATTCGAACCGGACACGATAGACACGCTGGATTGCGACTTCTACACACCGTTGCTCCCAAGTCGATGAGCGCAAAGTTGAAGTCTCTGGGACACTCTTTATCCAGAAGGCGGTTCAGCACACTCCGAAACAGCCTGCTGCGCCTTGAACCATCGGTAATCCGCAGACCAAACAATCTCCCAACAATCCTGACGGTGTTCGTATCAAGGAGAGCCTCAGGGTATCCCCATGCAAAACACCTTACCGCTGAGGCAATATAGTGGCTTATGCCTGGCAGCGATTGTAACTGTGCACTGTCTTCAGGCAAAGTGCCTCCGTGCTTTTCCACAATTTGCTTTGCCATCTCGTACAGCAACCGTACTCTCCAGATCAGCCCGGCTGACCGAAGCTCATCCTCAACTTCTTGGTAGTCTGCGACAGCCAGTCGTACAACATCTGGAAACCTGCGCAGAAAGCGATGATACAGAGAAACTACCTGCTCTGCACGGGTTCTGTGCAGCAGGATTTCAGCAACAAGTATTCTATACGGGTCGCGAGTCTGCCTCCACGGAAAAACTCGCTGATTATCCTTCCACCATCTGAGCAGATCGCGGCGGAAGGCGACGACGTCGAATTCCGCAGGGAGGTGCCACTCTAGTTTCTGTCTCTCTGCACTCAAGAACCATCACGCTCCAGCATTTCCCGAATGATTCGTGCACAGGACAATGATACCACCGGGCTGACAGCATCTGCAATCATCTGGTATTTTTTCGACATGGCAAGACCTTCTGGCAGGCGAAACCCCCGGTCAAAACCCATGATACACAGGGCTTCACGCACAGATATTACACGCAATGGGAAGCTGTTTTGTCCTGCTTCTGGATGCAGGATATAGGTCTTCATAATATTTCCAAACGAAGGGGCAGGTCTTTCATAATTCAACCGGTACCAGCCGTATTTACCCGTCTTGTAGTACTTTTCATAACGCCCGATGGTGTGAAGCTGTGGCCAGACGTGGTCTGGATATTCACCACGCTGAAAATCTCTCAGCCATCCTATTGCCGAACCCACAGTTGCTGGCTCTTTCTGGTTCATTTTAAGGCGCAGGAAGAACTCGCTTGCCCCCGACCGAGACCTTCGTATACCTATGGTAAACAAACGGTGCCTTGCTACAGGCGCGCCGAAATTGCTGTAACATACCACCTCACGGTCGACCGTATATCCGTTCTTGAGCATGTCCTCAACCGCACAACGATACCTTTCATCGTTCCGCAAGAGGGGAACATTTTCCATAAAGAAAATCTCAGGACGGATCTCTAAGACATGCACAAAAAAGATATCCAGCAAGCCACTGTCTGGGTGTTTGTCGCCACGACGCATTATATTCAGACTCGACCATGGGCGGCATGGAGGGCCTCCAATGACTACAGGGGTATTTTCGAAAGTTGTGTAGACGGATTCACTTACCAGATCAACCTGCAATGCAGTGCCGATATTGTTGATTTCGAATATCTGCTTCGTAGCTGGCTCAACGTCGACGCCCGTGACCCTGAAGCCAGCTTTTCTGAAACCTGCGGATAGCCCACCAACGCCTGCGAATAAATCGAGGACATTCAGCATCCTTTCTCAACCTCGTTGCCAGGTTTTCTGCTAACCTTTATTGGCGCAAGGAACTGCAGATTCCTCCAAGTGATATACACTTATATGTTCTTAGACAGGCGCATGAGGAGGCGAACATGAGGATTCGGCAGGATCACAAAAACGATGCTCTGTATCTGAGGCAGGATGAGGCGGCAATCGTGGACTCGGAAGAGTCCGTCCTAGTGTTACCCTGGGCTACGATGAAAACGACAATGTCGTCGGTATCGAGAGATTGGGTTTGAGTGAGCGTGTAGAATCGCAAAACCTGAACAGTGTGTAGAGAGAAACAATCACCTGAGAAACAAGAACCCCTCTCCCAAACCTCTGGGAGAGGGGCGAGGGAGAGAGCAGCACCCCTTACGGCACTATCACATCAGGATAGAGCCTGGGGCTGAATGTCTGGAAGAACAGGTCACTGGTGCCTGTGCGTGTGCTGCTCCAGAACAGCCACACCTTCGGTTCAAACTCGTCCTTCAGCGCGAACAGTCCGCTTTCGCTCGTGGCGCCAACCAGAGGCACCATCGCCTGCGAACCTTCGCTGGCTTCGGAGGTTTCGTCTATCCAGCGTACCACACCCACCACCGTGCGGGGCGATGCCTCCGGGTTCCCCTGCGCATCGAGGGCGGTGTAGGTGATGCTCACCAGTTTGCCTTCATCCGCCTCGGTGAAGTAGATCCGCCCTCGTGCAAAGTCCACCTCTACCGGTCCAATGGGTGTGCTGATGCCTGTTACCGTCACGCCCGACACATCGGGACGACGTTCACCCTGTCCATCGGTGATCACCGGGGTGAACACAGGTGCAGGAAGCTGCACGCCCAGACGCATGGTCTTCACCACAAACACCTCTGCTGGCGTGGAGCCAGTGGACTTGCGATAGAACAGCCACAGCCGGTCTACCGGAGGCGACTGCGTGGGGTTGTTGAGCGCGGGCAGGATGTACTTCCAGCGCGGGTTCTGCGACTTCTCCAACCCTCCGGTAGGTGCGCTGTTTGCGCCAGCGTAGAAGGCGATAGGCTGCGGAACCGGCACGCCATCGTTCGGCACGAGCGAGTTCCAGCCGTGATTGGCGGTCAGCCGCATGGCGCGCGGCGTGTAGTCCGCGAACACCACATCGGTGCGCGATGGCGCACGGTACGGGAACGTCACCGTGCCCGCCGACAGGTCAATCACCGCCTGCCAGTCGATTTGCGTGCGTGCGCTGTCGGTATAGCGCGTCAGGTACAGGATGCCCGTATTCGAGTCGTAACGCTGGTCGTACCAGTAGACTGCCGGGTCGCCCGATTGCTGGATATCGTTGGCTGCCAGCGGGTGCGGGTCGCCCACGCGCCAGATACGGATGCGCTGCCCTCGTGCCCACGACAGGTCGCGCGACATCCACACATTGGTGGTTCCGATGCGCTGCAACACCTCTCCGCGCACCGGCGGCAGGTTCACCGGAACCAGTCTGCCTCCACCGCCCAGCGTAAAGCGAGTGAGTATCAGCTCGTTGGTCTGCCGGGTCTTGGTGGAAGCGGTGTAGATGACGTCCAGTGCGCCCTGGCGCGGGATCGCCAGCGGTTCAAAGGCGTTGGTCACCACGGCGGGTACCGGCAGCTGCTGGTCGCGCGTCCACGCGCTGGGGTTCAGCGGGTTGCCTAAGCAGGCGTTGTAGTAGATGGTGTAGCGCCCGCTGGCACCGCTGTACCAGAACATCACCGGCGTATTGCCCACCACCACTACGCGAGGCTGGAAGCGCGGCAGCCAGACATCGTTGCCCAGCGCGACAGGGGTGCCTGGCACACCGTTTACCACAGGTGCAACGAAGGTGACGTTCTCCGTGAGCACGACGCCCGTCTCCTGCCGCTTCGCCGCCTGCCCCTGCCAGAGCAGGTAGGTTTGCCCGCCCACGACGAAGAAGGTGGGCGAGTAGTGTTTGATAGAGGACGGTATCACCGTGCCCGGCTGGGTGGTGAACAGCCTGCCGTACTTGTCGCGCACGGAGCTGTTCGTCGGGTCGCGCGGGTACTCCACGCCGCGTCCACTCCACCATTGAGTGGGCGAAGCAGCCGTCCACACGCCGCGCCCTGTATCGCGCGGCAGCACCGCCACGTGCAGGAACCAGGCATTGCTCCCCGAAGGCTGCGTCTCGCGATAGCTGTCGCTTCCGTCTTCGGTCACGCGGTTTCGGCTCCAGTTGCTGCTCCATGCCAGCAGCATCCCGTCAGGCAACATCAGCGCAGCGGGCTGCACGTTCGCGGCGAGGTAGCCGGGCTGCCCGGGCTGCGGTGGGGTGCCCTGCCATGCGGTGTCCAGCTGAGGCAGAGAACCGCTCGTCCAGCTATTGGTCAGGCGCGATTCGGTCACTGTCACCTTCACGCGCATGGTGGGTTCGCTGACGGGCTGTGCCGGCTCGTTGTTCGCCAGAATACCCAGCACGTACGGGCTCCACGAGGCGGCTTCGAAAACGCGGATGTAGTTGCTGTAAGTGCCCGCCGGCGTACCCAGCGGAACCTGCACACTCACCAGCGGTTTGGAAGTTGGTACGTTGTCGAACGCGCCTCCTGCCGCGCCCGGATAGGGCTTGTCGGGGATGGATAGCACCGTCGGACTATGGTCGGGACGCGGCTTGTGCAACGTATGCATGCCCGGAAAGCCCTGATACTGCGGCGGGCGGAACGTCAGCCACATCGGGTCGTAAACCAGGTCGAGCGAAGTAAACACGTTCTGCTGTACCACGCTGCCGTCCGATCGGCGCACCCAGCCTGCGGTGAGCGCGGGCTTGTGGAAGGTGAAAGTCGGGTCGCCCGTTGGGCTGACCTCCCAGTAGAACGGGTTCACCTGGTCGCTCACCAGCGTAATGGGCAGCGGGTTCTGGAACAGCGGGTTACCGCTCGCATCCAGATAGTCCACCGAGCCTGCAGCACGCACGTTCAGCAGGTTCACATTGCTCAGGCTGCGCACCGTGAAAGGCTTCCAGGCAGGTTTCAACGCCTGGTACCAGGGGTTCGTGTTGTACACAGGGTCCATATCCGACACAGGCGGTCGGAACGCGAAGTTCGCTGGGTCTGGATGTACGCCGAAACCGTGAGGCACCGCGCCGATATCGACGGTCTCCTCCTCCACCCGCAGGCGCATATCGGGCGGCACACCCAGCGTGATTCGGAACTCGCGATACGGCTCCTCGCGGGTAGCCGGAGGCGTTTGCCTCAGTGCGGCGCCGCCCGGCAGGTCCAGCTGACCGTTGTTGTTCACATCCACGTAGACGCGAATCGGTCGTCGGATACGGGTGGCATAGCCGCGTGCGGTGAACGGGTTCTGTCCGTCGAAGCCTACGAGGTTCGCTGGCTGGAACTGCGGCACCTGCACGTTGACCTCCCCCACCGTAGGAACCAGTGTCCAGCTGGTCCACTCCGGCTCCACACCTACCGGGTCGGTGGGAGCTGCCAGTGCACCGCCGCGCGATGAAGCGTACAGGTCGGCACCGCCAGCCGCCACCTTCACCGCCCGCTCGGGAATATCGGGGTAGTCCACACTGGTGTTGGGGATGCTTACGGGCAGATCATCCCACGGTAGCGGGTTGATCACCGCCAGCGTGCCGTCCTCGTTATTGTGCCAGGCGACATTTGCCCGCTGCAACTTCACACGCAGAGGGTCTCCACCCCGCAGGGCGACCTTCGATCGGTCGGCAATCTGTATCAGTCGCGCGCTGCTGGCACCATGTGGAACCAGTCCCAGCTCCAGCTGCAGGAACTTGCCCGCGTTGCCGTTGATGCTCAGTTCCTGCGGCACGGAACCTCCCACCACTGTTTGCCCAATCCAGCCCACTTCCAGATTCGGGTTCACCGTGCCGTCCGGGTTCAGGATGCGCAGTGCCAGCGGATGGGCGATAGTGAACTCGAAGTAAGGCTCTGGTGTGCGTTCCAGCGTCATGGTTGTCTGCTGCTGTCCGCCGCTTGTGGTGGTGGTAGAAGTCACCCGCACTGCGGCAGCATAGCGCGCGCCGGGCGTCCAGGCGTCGCCGTCCTGGGTGGGAGTGATGCGGAAGGCATGATATGCCATCCATTTCTGGTTCACCCCCACGTCGGTGCCATAAGGCACCACGCCGACGGTACGGTTGACTGTGGCAGCACGGCTGCGCAGGGTGAGGGTGACCGAACGCGCAGGAGGCACCAGCCCCTGCATGCCGTAGGCAATCACGTACACCGTATCGCCCCATTCGTAGCCGATTTTGCGCGTATGTCCACCGGACACCACTTCCTCTGGAGTGCGGGTGCGTCGCTGCACGATGTCGGCGTACTCCTGCGCGGTAAAGACCTCCACTTGCAGGTTCTGCAGGTTGGGACTGAGCGCCGCGTCTACCAGCTCCCCGCCTGGAGGTTCGCCCGGTGTCAGGAAACCGCCGGTGGGCGAGAACGCATAGATGATGCCGTCGTCGCCGGCGATGTACATCCAGTTGTTGGCGACGGCAGGCGAGGCGAATACTTGCTCACCCAGCGTTTGCCAGCCCCAGATGACGTCGCCGCGCACGTTAATCAGGTTGTTATTGTTGTCCAGCACCTGCCGGAAGGTGCCCGGTCCGCCGTTGAAGGCGTTGAGCGCAAGCAGCTTACCGTCCATCAAACCAAACACGACAGCGGGTAGCGGTGTCGCTCCTGTCGCCGATCGGCTCGGAATTATCTGGGTAAAGGTACACGAGGAATACACCGCTGCGCCCAGCGAGCCACTGCCCGACGGTTTGGGGTTCAGCGGGTCGGTCACATCCTGCCACACCAGTTCCGTCTTGCCGTTGCCCGTACCCTGTGCGTCCAGCGCGTATACTGTGCCTCCTCTGTCGCCAATGAATACCACATCACGCACGCCGATGACGGTGTTCACCTGCGCTGCCACAGTCGGTGAGGAGTACAGGAAGGGTTCCACCGGCTCCTCATCCCCAGCGGTGCTGACGGGTGGTCGCTGGGCGTAGGGCCACACCCACACGCGCTCGGTGCGTCGGCGACCCGTGCCCTTCTCCTTCACGCAGTACACGCGCCCATCCGCCGCCGCGAAGTACACCTTACTGTCAAACACAGCGGGCGTGGTGGAGATGGGATCCAGCGGCAGCTCTTCCGGCAGAGCAGGGTCATCCCCGGCAGCAGGCTCGTACTTGCCCGGGTACACCCAGCGCTCGGTAGTGGTGCCGTTATCCCCTTCCGCATCCAGAGCGTACAGGCGCCCATCCAAGCCGCCGACGAAAATGGTAGGTCCTTCACCCTGTGTACGGTTATAGGCTGGAGACGACACGAAACCATTCACCACCGCCGCTTTGTCCGCTGCAGGATAAATCCAGATGCGGTCGGTTGTACCGGGGTTACTCGTGCTGAAGTCGCCGTTGCCGGAAGCATCCAGGCAGTACACCCGCCCGTTAGAGTTGGCGACGTACACCCGCCAGTCAGGAGTGCCGCCCGTGCCGATGTTCACCACCAGTGGCGAGGAGTAACCAAACGAGCCCACCGCAGGCCGCTCATTCAGAGGCTCCTGCGGCCACACCCAGTACGAGAAGGTGGTGCCGTCACCGTTGCCCACCGCGTCCAATGCGTATACCTTTCCATTATTCGCCGAGAAGAAGACCACCTGTCTCTCCACGACCGTTCCCCCTGCCACACGCATCGGCAGCGTTTGCACTACAGGGGTGGAAAAGATACCGCTCGCGCCCGTGCCCTGCTCCACAAATCGCGCGGCGTCGGCAATCACCACACGCCCTTGGGTGAACTCGCTGGCAACACGGCTATAGTTGACCAGCTCCACGTAATTCGTGCTGCCTCGGCTCATACGATAGGTGCCCAGGCTGAACCACTGTCCGCCTGCGGTATTTTGCGTCTGGTCGACCTCCACCACCGTATCGCCCTCGTCGTGATGCACAATATACCGTGCGACCGTGGTACGCTGCACCGAACCGTCGTCCTGCGGCAGCCAGACGTAGATGGTGTATCTTGCGGTATCCGCGCCGTTAGACGGTTGCAGGTCGGGCTGCCAGCGCACGCGCGACCAGGCGGTGGGATTCGTGCTGGCGGTCACGGTCGTTTGCACATAGCTGGTGCTAAAGGGATCGGGTTGCAACACGCCGGGCACTGTCCAGCCGGGATCCGCCTGGAAAAAGGGAACGCCGTCTGC contains these protein-coding regions:
- a CDS encoding helicase: MREMFVTELVKDVLGPRGGMYETLLQSPVNEYITGVLAPQEEPERDIDATADLPAEGYTEDAEDESADMDILAPPLLSPLLDPQSRPHSIGLFFAVQAEGAPEIEVCITWARYSQSGSGEKWERKPRFSIQRLQFQCEAQELWIDAEGKLCQSNNMLAEVSLYARRRQLGDNTFIIILYLVNRMRAQNQGMEDEGKKRFFTECCVFQPQIRVTCLPGTNIISFITCPSADEEDKRLHFLYREYPVLARGYLCSAVWRKIDPEAKVENLNLDFPDAQKQPPFYWVDGDLLSEQDRQRFSPPDVRTEFVPLYAVQAPLLSWCSEYGPGPETSADKLAELWEPEQMERGLQPLVDGYKRWIGGLRAEAESLPLDEKRIANELIAESERVANRIQEGVNLLLKNDDVRLSFCFAMKAMAVQAQWPEGNGKKTLEWHPFQLAFILMCLESIANPQSAERNVCDLLWVPTGAGKTEAYLALAAFTMAYRRRRALKRESGDRTGAGVAVISRYTLRLLTIQQFRRTLKMVTACEYLRVYGLGKCGTVGWRPRTCNMTDNFIWGSSRFGAGLWVGGGVTPNRLRKTWGGKGYIYGAIDILNGNRGAGEPAQVLNCPACNTLLAFSDLSAGSHILYYVVSNLSSIPPSLPQPQQGAFQVTLLKVDPLSPGFNTLQVELSCKQKVTGDEVDEWWQQAVEKVLNQLKGRRAFARASRPGYFMRRYIGKQDTPVVYDFDIYCPNPNCPLHIPWLEGAPMGDYQAYHSEKLPLCKLPDGNLSIYAQEPFRLKGQPYYSDRVPIPAYTVDEQVYHRCPSIVIATVDKFARLAFEPRASALFGNVNHYHCIWGYYRPYAHPSQQDSQEHPSPTGSKNARNYISIPSLEPPDLILQDELHLIEGPLGGLVGIYETAVDFLCSEAENHSPKYIASTATVRRAQEQVKSVFNRSLQTFPPPGLTVKDSFFIRFAQEHPLQDRKPGRLYVGVCAPGRGPLTPVVRIWARLLHTANKCASAQIDPFWTLTGYFNAIRELGGARALYRQDIPQRLQDIATMEGVSVRQIDDAKVQELSSRTPSVHLPAVLETLNRQYPDASEALFTTSMFGTGVDIPRISLMVVHGQPKTTSAYIQSTGRVGRRTGALVVAFLRATRPRDLSHYEFFCGYHAQLHRFVEPISVSPFAPGVVLRAAGPIAVAVLRNQRFTSVKWYREDDAMEMSKERQSKEVQSLPVLLERRARAQPPYRQPSEGYVENQAGALLDKWHQVARQQKISLRYVEYAISSAPKHHVVLGDPQHQHHKDLQVVYENAPQSLRDIEETCGFET
- a CDS encoding DNA-binding protein, with the protein product MSAERQKLEWHLPAEFDVVAFRRDLLRWWKDNQRVFPWRQTRDPYRILVAEILLHRTRAEQVVSLYHRFLRRFPDVVRLAVADYQEVEDELRSAGLIWRVRLLYEMAKQIVEKHGGTLPEDSAQLQSLPGISHYIASAVRCFAWGYPEALLDTNTVRIVGRLFGLRITDGSRRSRLFRSVLNRLLDKECPRDFNFALIDLGATVCRSRNPACLSCPVRMYCSSGMSTVSIQEEHGSHARDVCH
- a CDS encoding restriction endonuclease subunit M, with translation MLNVLDLFAGVGGLSAGFRKAGFRVTGVDVEPATKQIFEINNIGTALQVDLVSESVYTTFENTPVVIGGPPCRPWSSLNIMRRGDKHPDSGLLDIFFVHVLEIRPEIFFMENVPLLRNDERYRCAVEDMLKNGYTVDREVVCYSNFGAPVARHRLFTIGIRRSRSGASEFFLRLKMNQKEPATVGSAIGWLRDFQRGEYPDHVWPQLHTIGRYEKYYKTGKYGWYRLNYERPAPSFGNIMKTYILHPEAGQNSFPLRVISVREALCIMGFDRGFRLPEGLAMSKKYQMIADAVSPVVSLSCARIIREMLERDGS